One genomic segment of Rhizobium gallicum bv. gallicum R602sp includes these proteins:
- a CDS encoding response regulator transcription factor has product MRVDQSFVGRLAPLSQQSKSEAEQPLVIIVDDDASMREALSELILSAGFKPVCFASTGEMLDTNVLDSPGCLILDVRMPRVSGLDLQHHLAQNGSPTPIIFLTGHGDIPMTVQAMKAGAVDFLTKPVRDQTLLDAVIRGIAMDAARREESVIVKRNVERLHSLTPREREVLYEVARGRLNKQIAFDLGISEVTVKLHRGNVMRKMEVASVGELIRAWETLPASIREFGAN; this is encoded by the coding sequence ATGAGAGTTGACCAGTCGTTCGTTGGGAGATTGGCGCCCCTGTCACAGCAGAGCAAAAGCGAAGCAGAGCAGCCGCTCGTCATCATTGTCGATGACGATGCGTCCATGCGGGAGGCGCTGTCGGAGTTGATCCTGTCGGCCGGATTCAAGCCTGTTTGCTTTGCCTCGACCGGGGAAATGCTGGACACCAACGTCTTGGACAGCCCCGGCTGCTTGATCCTCGATGTTCGCATGCCACGAGTGAGCGGTCTGGACCTGCAGCATCATCTGGCCCAAAATGGCAGCCCCACGCCAATCATCTTCCTGACCGGGCATGGCGACATTCCGATGACCGTCCAGGCGATGAAGGCCGGCGCCGTGGACTTTCTCACGAAGCCCGTACGGGACCAAACGCTACTTGACGCTGTGATTAGGGGCATTGCGATGGATGCTGCGCGGCGGGAGGAATCCGTGATCGTCAAGCGCAACGTCGAACGCCTTCATTCGCTGACGCCACGCGAGCGCGAAGTTCTGTATGAAGTGGCGCGCGGACGCCTCAACAAACAGATCGCCTTCGACCTCGGCATCAGTGAAGTGACCGTAAAGCTGCATCGCGGCAATGTCATGCGCAAGATGGAGGTCGCTTCCGTCGGCGAGCTGATCCGGGCATGGGAAACGCTGCCCGCGTCGATACGCGAGTTCGGCGCGAACTAG
- a CDS encoding response regulator, with amino-acid sequence MSKRRPVVAIVDDDPRLLESLEDLLESAGYAAHSFSSAGSLLISGLSGVDLLITDIGMPGMDGFELRDWVKKVRPELPVFLITGRHEIADQDRARGISGFFRKPFDAEVLLAAVDNALTNRNMEDDHES; translated from the coding sequence GTGAGCAAGCGAAGACCTGTCGTGGCGATTGTTGATGACGATCCAAGACTGCTCGAGTCGCTGGAGGACCTTCTGGAGTCCGCGGGCTATGCTGCCCACAGCTTCTCGTCCGCGGGGTCGCTACTCATCAGCGGGCTGTCGGGCGTGGACTTGCTCATCACCGACATCGGCATGCCAGGCATGGACGGCTTTGAACTTCGTGATTGGGTGAAGAAGGTGCGGCCGGAGCTGCCGGTGTTCCTGATCACCGGCCGCCACGAGATTGCGGATCAGGATCGCGCCCGCGGCATCAGCGGGTTTTTCCGCAAGCCCTTCGATGCCGAGGTCTTGCTGGCTGCCGTGGACAACGCCTTAACCAATCGAAACATGGAGGATGATCATGAGAGTTGA
- a CDS encoding response regulator transcription factor, which yields MATDDQIVFIVDDDERMREALSELLASHGMRAIAFGSAGDYVSADKPDVPSCLILDVELPDINGLDLQRQIAAGEHPPIVFITGHGDIPSSVRAIKHGAVDFLTKPFSDSDLMAAIDAAIAQDREKRSERADVGVLRQRYLDLTRREREVLPLVVSGLLNKQAAAELGISEVTLEIHRRNVMHKMAAASLADLVRIAERLEIPITHSRRAGGSGA from the coding sequence ATGGCGACGGACGATCAAATCGTCTTCATCGTGGATGACGATGAACGCATGCGAGAGGCGCTCAGCGAGCTGCTTGCCTCCCACGGCATGCGCGCCATCGCATTCGGATCGGCCGGCGATTATGTCAGCGCGGACAAGCCGGACGTCCCTTCCTGCCTCATCCTCGACGTTGAATTGCCGGATATCAACGGCCTCGATCTGCAGAGGCAGATCGCCGCGGGCGAACATCCGCCGATCGTTTTCATAACAGGGCATGGTGACATCCCGTCCTCGGTGCGCGCGATCAAGCACGGCGCCGTGGATTTTCTAACCAAGCCCTTCAGTGATTCGGACCTCATGGCCGCAATCGATGCGGCGATCGCCCAGGATCGGGAAAAGAGATCGGAACGCGCCGACGTCGGCGTGCTGAGGCAACGCTATTTAGACCTGACGCGGCGCGAACGCGAGGTGCTGCCGCTCGTGGTGAGTGGACTTCTCAACAAGCAGGCCGCCGCGGAGCTGGGGATCAGCGAGGTCACGCTGGAAATCCATAGAAGGAATGTGATGCACAAAATGGCAGCGGCGTCGCTCGCTGATCTCGTACGTATCGCGGAGCGATTGGAAATACCGATCACCCACTCGCGCCGAGCAGGGGGGAGTGGAGCGTGA
- a CDS encoding MASE1 domain-containing protein, translated as MICVWSHRPKFLHLGFFVAAYVLGCGFAQSLAIVPGTGISIWPPGGLLMATLILASRHSWPWWVLGGLLAELFSNFLWFHSPLPAAVLIYAGNALEAAAGAWLVMRICGRPVRLETLQEVLAFVVLGAGIAPVISATVGSATLEWFGIQSQSFTTAWPLWWIGDATGVLIVAPLALVVLQNWRGKAQLSAAQWMEACVLGLIFLGVAALSLSGYLPFAYIIMPPLLWAAVRFEFKGAAVSLTLLAMITAVFTISGASQFAGDPESQKHKQVMLQLFLAVSAFSALIVAAISRQHQLAVLTLRQSVEELRDRERELSQLVNMVPVQIRRLTPAGEPTFFNKRLIDFFGLDVGDLDKPGMSRLAAIIQGLVHPDDAVSLLQTARHSFVTGESFSMKYRMRRADGAYRWVDGRGEPLRDQHGAIAQWYVISIEIDDEMRAQEALRDRERELSQLVDMVPSLLWRLSPEGEPTFFNKRLIDFFGLDVGDLDKPGMSRLAAIIEAAVHPDDAASLREALNHSFVTGERFSKTYRLRRADGVYRWVEGSAEPLLDESGRILQWYGLSHDIDDQLRVEEALRRSERQLQQLIDTVPVQIWCVTPGGEPAYINKTMMDYIGLKLEDFDAEQGLAGAIQAIVHPDDRIPLERALTHSFSTGEAFELKFRNRRWDGSYRWTEGRADPLRDESGRIIRWYGANVDIHDFVTSQEALHERERSLWELVETLPVMIDCAAPDGEPLYRSRQLREFLGYELEELDGTGKSRLAGTLDAGVHPDDVAGVKERYAHSLSTGEPYARKHRLRRFDGEYRWVDTRAAAMRNAEGAIVQWNVICLDIDGEIRAQEELRLAQESLARASQAASLAELSASIAHEVNQPLAAVVANSHACQRWLTAEPPNLERAQKTVERIIRDANAAADVVSRIRALFKQSVERRHATALGSVIADARDLTAEEAARRRVRMDVDVESNLPPVALDRVQIQQVLVNLIRNGMEAMDTITTDRVLRIRARRRGHAVETEISDLGRGVESPDKIFEPFFTTKAHGMGMGLAICRSIVESHGGRLWAEKNQPHGATFVFTLPDEVGAE; from the coding sequence ATGATATGCGTCTGGTCGCACCGCCCCAAATTTTTGCATCTGGGATTTTTTGTCGCAGCCTATGTTCTGGGCTGCGGTTTCGCTCAGTCGCTCGCAATCGTACCCGGAACAGGTATTTCCATTTGGCCTCCGGGCGGGCTTTTAATGGCTACGCTTATCCTTGCTTCCAGGCACAGCTGGCCGTGGTGGGTGCTGGGGGGCCTACTGGCGGAACTGTTTAGCAATTTCCTGTGGTTCCATAGTCCGTTGCCTGCCGCTGTCCTGATCTACGCCGGCAACGCTCTTGAAGCGGCGGCCGGCGCATGGCTGGTGATGCGGATCTGCGGGCGGCCGGTGCGGCTGGAAACCTTGCAGGAAGTTCTCGCATTCGTGGTACTGGGCGCTGGAATTGCGCCAGTCATAAGCGCTACGGTGGGAAGCGCGACACTTGAGTGGTTTGGCATACAATCGCAATCCTTCACAACTGCCTGGCCTCTTTGGTGGATCGGAGACGCAACCGGTGTCTTGATCGTGGCACCACTGGCGCTGGTCGTATTGCAGAACTGGCGCGGCAAGGCCCAGCTCTCGGCGGCGCAATGGATGGAAGCTTGTGTCCTGGGGCTGATCTTTCTTGGTGTCGCTGCGCTTTCCTTGAGCGGTTACCTGCCCTTCGCCTACATCATCATGCCGCCTCTTCTTTGGGCCGCAGTGCGCTTTGAGTTCAAAGGCGCCGCGGTCAGCTTAACTCTCCTCGCTATGATCACGGCGGTATTCACGATATCCGGCGCCAGTCAATTTGCCGGCGATCCTGAGTCCCAGAAGCATAAGCAGGTCATGCTGCAGCTTTTTCTGGCCGTCTCGGCATTTTCGGCGCTCATCGTGGCCGCCATATCCCGGCAGCATCAGCTGGCGGTGCTCACACTGCGCCAAAGCGTGGAGGAGTTGCGCGACCGGGAGCGGGAGTTATCGCAGCTCGTGAACATGGTTCCAGTCCAGATCAGGCGTCTGACGCCCGCAGGCGAGCCGACCTTCTTCAACAAGCGTTTGATTGACTTTTTCGGTCTGGATGTAGGGGATTTGGACAAGCCTGGCATGAGCCGGCTGGCTGCAATCATACAGGGCCTCGTCCATCCCGATGATGCAGTTAGCCTGCTACAGACGGCCCGCCACTCCTTCGTTACCGGCGAGTCCTTCTCCATGAAATATCGCATGCGCCGTGCGGACGGCGCATATCGCTGGGTTGATGGCCGCGGAGAACCGCTGCGGGATCAACACGGAGCGATTGCGCAATGGTATGTAATTTCCATCGAAATCGACGATGAGATGCGCGCACAGGAAGCGCTCCGCGACCGGGAGCGGGAGCTCTCGCAGCTCGTGGATATGGTTCCGAGCCTGCTCTGGCGGTTAAGTCCGGAGGGCGAGCCAACCTTCTTCAACAAGCGCTTGATTGACTTTTTCGGTCTGGATGTAGGGGATTTGGACAAACCGGGCATGAGCCGGCTGGCAGCCATCATAGAAGCCGCCGTCCATCCCGATGATGCGGCCAGCCTTAGGGAAGCGCTCAACCATTCTTTCGTAACCGGAGAGCGCTTCTCCAAGACTTATCGCCTGCGGCGTGCGGATGGCGTCTACCGCTGGGTGGAAGGCAGCGCGGAGCCGCTGCTCGATGAGAGCGGGCGCATCCTCCAATGGTACGGCCTCTCCCATGACATCGACGATCAGCTGCGCGTCGAGGAGGCTCTGCGACGCAGCGAGCGGCAGCTTCAGCAACTCATTGACACAGTGCCAGTACAGATTTGGTGCGTAACGCCCGGGGGCGAGCCCGCATACATCAACAAGACCATGATGGATTATATCGGCCTGAAACTGGAGGATTTTGATGCCGAGCAAGGACTCGCCGGAGCAATTCAGGCCATCGTTCATCCTGACGACAGGATCCCTTTGGAGCGCGCCCTAACCCACTCCTTCAGCACGGGTGAAGCATTCGAGTTGAAATTTCGCAACCGCCGATGGGATGGTTCATACCGCTGGACAGAGGGGCGTGCGGATCCGCTCCGCGATGAGAGCGGCCGAATCATCCGGTGGTACGGCGCCAACGTCGATATCCACGATTTTGTGACTTCTCAGGAGGCGCTGCACGAGAGAGAGCGCTCGCTGTGGGAGCTCGTTGAAACGCTACCGGTAATGATCGATTGCGCTGCGCCCGACGGCGAGCCGTTATATCGCAGTCGACAGCTCCGCGAATTCCTCGGGTATGAGCTTGAAGAATTGGACGGAACCGGGAAGTCTCGCTTGGCCGGCACACTCGATGCCGGTGTTCATCCCGACGACGTGGCAGGGGTCAAAGAGAGATATGCCCATTCATTGTCCACCGGCGAGCCGTATGCCCGGAAGCACCGTCTGCGGCGCTTCGATGGCGAATATCGCTGGGTCGATACTCGTGCCGCGGCGATGCGCAACGCCGAAGGCGCCATCGTGCAGTGGAACGTCATCTGCCTGGACATCGACGGTGAGATTCGCGCGCAAGAAGAGCTGCGTCTGGCGCAAGAGAGCCTTGCGCGTGCGAGTCAGGCGGCGAGCCTTGCTGAGCTTTCGGCTTCTATAGCACACGAGGTAAACCAGCCGTTAGCGGCCGTCGTAGCGAACTCGCACGCCTGCCAGCGCTGGCTCACGGCTGAACCGCCAAATCTCGAGCGCGCGCAAAAGACGGTGGAGCGCATCATTCGTGACGCAAATGCCGCCGCCGACGTCGTGAGCCGCATCCGCGCCTTATTCAAGCAGTCGGTCGAAAGGAGGCATGCCACGGCACTGGGCAGCGTCATCGCGGATGCGCGTGACCTAACCGCTGAGGAGGCGGCGCGGCGGCGCGTCCGTATGGACGTTGATGTCGAAAGCAACCTTCCGCCTGTCGCGCTCGATCGGGTCCAGATCCAGCAGGTTCTCGTCAATCTTATTCGCAACGGCATGGAGGCCATGGATACCATTACGACTGACAGAGTTCTTCGGATTCGCGCGCGGCGGAGGGGGCACGCGGTCGAGACCGAGATCAGTGATCTCGGTCGGGGCGTCGAATCTCCTGACAAGATATTCGAGCCGTTCTTTACGACGAAAGCGCACGGGATGGGCATGGGGCTCGCGATCTGTCGTTCGATTGTCGAGTCTCACGGCGGACGGCTGTGGGCGGAGAAGAACCAACCGCATGGAGCGACCTTCGTCTTCACTTTACCCGATGAAGTGGGAGCAGAGTGA
- a CDS encoding response regulator transcription factor, with the protein MRINQSVGESAPLARQDKKNAAEPVVIIVDDDAAVREALSELILSAGFQPASFASSQEVLNAVDVLDSPGCLILDVHMPEASGLHLQHHLAESGIAKPIIFLTGHGDIPMTVQAMKAGAVDFLTKPVSDRTLLDAVRAGIASDGAWRAEAVVVKRNLERLGALTHREREVLREVATRGRLNKQIAFDLGISEVTVKLHRANAMRKMEVRSIGDLIRAWETLPPTIRETAGLDSDQAQHQVLRWPRGLLPRGR; encoded by the coding sequence ATGAGAATCAATCAGTCGGTTGGAGAATCAGCTCCCCTGGCACGACAGGACAAGAAAAATGCAGCCGAACCGGTTGTCATTATCGTCGACGACGATGCAGCTGTGCGGGAAGCTCTGTCGGAGTTGATCCTCTCGGCTGGCTTTCAGCCCGCCAGTTTCGCCTCGAGCCAGGAAGTGCTCAACGCCGTCGATGTATTGGATAGCCCGGGCTGCCTGATCCTGGACGTGCATATGCCAGAAGCAAGCGGGCTCCACCTGCAGCACCATCTGGCGGAAAGCGGCATTGCCAAACCCATCATTTTCCTAACCGGTCATGGCGATATCCCGATGACGGTTCAAGCGATGAAGGCGGGCGCTGTGGATTTCCTCACCAAGCCGGTGTCAGACCGGACGCTGCTCGATGCAGTGAGAGCCGGTATCGCGTCGGATGGAGCCTGGCGCGCGGAAGCTGTCGTCGTGAAGCGCAATCTTGAACGTTTAGGGGCGCTGACGCACCGCGAACGCGAGGTTCTACGCGAGGTGGCGACGCGCGGACGCCTCAACAAACAGATCGCATTCGACCTCGGCATCAGCGAAGTCACGGTCAAGCTGCACCGAGCCAATGCCATGCGCAAGATGGAGGTCCGATCCATCGGTGATCTGATCAGGGCATGGGAGACTTTACCTCCGACGATACGCGAGACCGCGGGCCTGGATTCTGACCAAGCCCAACATCAGGTGCTCAGATGGCCGCGAGGTCTTTTGCCTCGCGGGCGATGA
- a CDS encoding LysR family transcriptional regulator, translating to MGGHMICAAEVQMPNLLNEIPGLMAFVRTVEVGSFSAAARDLGTTPSAVSKSVARLEKKIGARLFLRSTRALMLTQDGQVFFDRVAPLLRDLDASEEAIRSDVAPSGRLRISMPNEMAPLLLPRLFGIFAADYPNLHLEVGLTDRLVDLIREDYDVALRVGNSAPGDLMVRHLADLPMTIVGSPTFLKTWGNPATAEALAALPFARYALGGITQPLRLPDGTSFIPFGRVDCDSGAALIQAALSGLGAAYLLRCLVANDLEGGSLVTLAAGLAFPSAPFSALHAFGRTVPLRVKLVCDFIAREAKDLAAI from the coding sequence ATGGGCGGGCACATGATCTGTGCCGCGGAGGTGCAAATGCCGAACCTACTCAACGAGATTCCCGGATTGATGGCTTTTGTGCGGACGGTAGAGGTCGGATCGTTCAGCGCCGCGGCCCGCGACCTGGGGACGACACCGTCAGCGGTGTCGAAAAGCGTGGCGCGGCTGGAAAAGAAGATCGGCGCCCGGCTGTTCCTGCGCTCCACGCGCGCCTTGATGCTTACTCAGGACGGGCAGGTCTTCTTCGACCGCGTTGCGCCGCTGTTGCGGGACCTGGATGCAAGTGAAGAGGCGATAAGATCCGACGTTGCGCCTTCGGGTCGCTTGCGCATAAGCATGCCTAATGAAATGGCCCCTCTACTGCTGCCGCGCCTCTTCGGAATCTTTGCAGCCGACTATCCGAACCTGCATCTCGAAGTCGGACTTACGGATCGGCTCGTTGATCTGATCAGGGAGGACTACGACGTTGCGCTGCGCGTCGGAAATTCCGCGCCGGGGGACCTCATGGTTCGTCATCTGGCCGACCTTCCAATGACGATCGTCGGGTCTCCGACGTTTCTGAAGACCTGGGGCAATCCTGCAACTGCCGAAGCGCTGGCGGCTCTGCCCTTCGCCCGCTATGCACTGGGTGGCATCACGCAGCCTCTGCGTCTGCCGGACGGGACGAGCTTCATTCCCTTCGGGCGCGTCGATTGCGACTCAGGGGCAGCACTCATTCAGGCTGCGCTCAGTGGGCTGGGAGCGGCCTATCTTCTGCGATGTCTGGTCGCGAACGACCTGGAAGGCGGCTCGCTTGTTACACTCGCGGCGGGGCTTGCGTTCCCCAGCGCTCCCTTTAGTGCGCTGCACGCCTTTGGCCGCACCGTCCCGTTGCGCGTAAAATTGGTCTGCGATTTCATCGCCCGCGAGGCAAAAGACCTCGCGGCCATCTGA
- a CDS encoding SDR family NAD(P)-dependent oxidoreductase has protein sequence MQHLKDKVGVITGGNSGIGKATARLFAEEGAQVIITGRRQDAVDRAVQEIGPSAIGFVGDAADLEDHRRLADTVKSRFGGLDIYMANAGVINLTSSAEVNPEDYDRHFAINTRGVFFGVQTIAPLIRDGGSIIVTSSLAATKVLPDHTVYAGSKAATAAFAKNWAIEFKSRRIRVNILSPGPVETEILAKLGVSETERPAFEDYMASLIPAGRLGRPEELARAALFLASDAGSFVNGIELHVDGGMTVA, from the coding sequence ATGCAACACCTCAAAGACAAGGTCGGTGTCATCACGGGCGGTAATAGCGGGATCGGCAAGGCGACTGCTCGGCTGTTCGCAGAAGAAGGAGCGCAGGTCATCATTACCGGACGGCGGCAGGATGCTGTCGATCGCGCCGTCCAGGAAATCGGTCCGTCGGCCATCGGCTTCGTAGGCGATGCCGCCGACCTCGAGGATCATCGCAGGCTGGCAGACACCGTGAAGAGCCGCTTCGGCGGGCTCGACATCTATATGGCCAATGCGGGGGTCATCAATCTCACCTCCTCCGCCGAGGTGAATCCGGAAGACTATGACCGGCACTTCGCCATCAATACGCGCGGCGTTTTCTTCGGCGTGCAAACGATCGCCCCTCTGATCCGCGACGGTGGAAGTATCATCGTTACGAGCTCGCTTGCGGCCACGAAGGTCCTCCCGGATCATACTGTCTACGCCGGTTCGAAGGCAGCAACAGCCGCCTTTGCGAAAAACTGGGCGATCGAATTCAAGTCGCGGCGGATCCGCGTCAACATCCTGAGCCCGGGTCCGGTCGAGACCGAAATCCTCGCCAAGTTGGGCGTATCGGAGACCGAACGGCCGGCATTCGAAGATTACATGGCTTCCCTGATCCCCGCAGGCCGTCTCGGTCGGCCGGAAGAGTTGGCGCGCGCCGCACTCTTCCTCGCCTCCGATGCAGGAAGCTTTGTCAACGGGATCGAGCTTCATGTCGATGGCGGCATGACCGTGGCTTAA